Within Terriglobia bacterium, the genomic segment GGAGTCGACCAGGCATTTCACCAACAACCGCGCCGTCCCGCAGGACCAATGGTCGCGCATCCCGAAGAGGTGAACTTGGTGTTGAGGGCACTCCGCCGAATATTGAAAACTTCTTAAGGAGGATGAAAGGAGCTGACGATGAAGGATTTGGGAGATGCGGAGTGCCGGGAAACCGGCGGGAGGCAGCTGGTGAGGGGGTATTCAGCCTCGCCCGCATCTCCCTCTGGTGCTTTCTCCGATGCGGGATGGTTTTGCCCCGGGCGGCTCTGTTTGCCGCCCGGGATTGCGCACAACCTACACGAGACTGAGCCACCCAATCCAGGCACCCAGCCGACCGCCGATATCGGCGCCAAAACCTACTTCTGGTTCTTGATCGCGGCCATTCCCTGACCCTGTGCTTCGCCCGCCGCCAAGCCTTTGCTGGTCAGAATCTTCACTTCAACCCGCCGGTTTTCCTGACGTCCCACGCGGGTCGCGTTGTCGGCCACGGGCATTTTGATGCCGAAGCCAAATGGCGTGACAATGCGCCGCAGGGGAATCATGCTGTCGGCAAGGTACTGCACAACGGCATCAGCGCGATGCTGGCTCAGAGTCCTGTTGTAGGCGGCGTCGCCTTCCGCCGAGGCAAAGCCGGTCACCTCGACGACATATCCCCTCTGTGCCTGCGCTTCCTTCACCAGTTGGTCCAATTGCGTTTTGGCCTCGGGAGAGAGAACTGCACTGCCCACCTTGAAATGAACATCGACGGTGTTCTTGACCTCGAAATCATCGACCGCCGTGATACGCGCATTGGTGGTCTGGTCCACGGTCGTGATTCGCTCCTGGGCCGCTTTCACGCCCTCGACCGCTGAATCCGCAGTCTCCTGCGCTGCCTTGGCACCGCCGCGCGCGGCATTGGAAACCTCTCTCAACTCATCGACCTGGCCCGACAGATGCTGGGCATTTTCCTCGCTGCGTGTCAGCCTGGTTTCAGTCTGACTCAGTCGGCCTTCTACTGGGGTGACGCGCGTCTCCACTGAGTTCGCCACCATGTACTCGGTCTGTGTGAACTTTATATCGCGTGCCGCAAGTGCTCCGTCGGCGTCACCCAATCCCTCGACATCCACGTCCAAACCGCGCACCAGGTTCGACGGCGCATAGCTCTTGGCGCCGCGGAACGGGTTGCTCTTCTTTTCTTTGATGGCAGTCGCGCCACTCAACTTTACCACCACATCATTCCCGCGCATGTCGCGCAGCACAAAGCTGTCCGCATCGCGCTGGACAATCACACCGGAAACTTTCGTCTTCTGTCCGGTCGCAAGCTTTATAGTATTCGAGTTGGCCTTTTCCTGTGCAAAGGATGCCGCACCCAACATGAGCATCCCGGCCATCACCCACAGCGAAATTCGTTGCATTGTTTTTCTCATTGACGTCCTCCCCAGCCGGATTAGTTCCGGCTTCGATCCACTCGTCCAAAATGTCGCAATACCCGTGCCAATGCAGGTTGGACAATAACTCTTATTTTATCAATGATTTATCTCATAGCGACCAAAAGAGCGCGGGACGCATATCGGGGAATTTTTCCCGTATCAGAGGGGGCAGAACCACCAACCGTACGAAATCGGGGGAGGTTCATCAATTATTCGCAGACTTTGTGTCAGTTCCCTGGTGC encodes:
- a CDS encoding OmpA family protein produces the protein MRKTMQRISLWVMAGMLMLGAASFAQEKANSNTIKLATGQKTKVSGVIVQRDADSFVLRDMRGNDVVVKLSGATAIKEKKSNPFRGAKSYAPSNLVRGLDVDVEGLGDADGALAARDIKFTQTEYMVANSVETRVTPVEGRLSQTETRLTRSEENAQHLSGQVDELREVSNAARGGAKAAQETADSAVEGVKAAQERITTVDQTTNARITAVDDFEVKNTVDVHFKVGSAVLSPEAKTQLDQLVKEAQAQRGYVVEVTGFASAEGDAAYNRTLSQHRADAVVQYLADSMIPLRRIVTPFGFGIKMPVADNATRVGRQENRRVEVKILTSKGLAAGEAQGQGMAAIKNQK